CTCGATGCCCTGCGCGGCGTCCACCAGGAGGATCGCGCCCTCGCACGCGGCGAGCGAGCGGGAGACCTCGTAGGAGAAGTCGACGTGACCGGGGGTGTCGATCATGTTGAGCGCGTAGGTGCGGCCCTCGAGCTCCCACGGCATCCGAACGGCCTGGCTCTTGATCGTGATGCCGCGCTCGCGCTCGATGTCCATGCGGTCGAGGTACTGGGCGCGCATGGCGCGCGAGTCGACCACTCCCGTCATCTGCAGCATGCGGTCGGCCAGCGTGGACTTGCCGTGGTCGATGTGGGCGATGATGCAGAAGTTGCGGATGGACGCGGGGTCGGTCGCGGCGGGCCGGAGGGCCTTCGTTGCTAGGGGGCTCACGCGTTCCTTCGAGGGGTCGGTGCGGTGGGGCGGGAACCACGATCATCCCACGCGGCGTCGGGCGGGCCATCCGCGCCGGGTCACCGCGCGCGCGGCGGCGCGGCCGGGACGGGGCTCAGCGTCCGACGATGTCGGCGACCGCCTCCTCGAGGCGCGGCCAGCGGAACCGGTAGCCGGCGCGCTCGAGCGTCTCCGGGACGACCCAGCGGCTCTTGAGGACGAGCTCCGGCTCGGTGCGGAACAGCCACATGCCGATCTCGAGCATCCAGCGGTTCGCGGCCAGGCCGATCGGCATGCGGACGGCATGCCGGAGGACCTTCATCAGCCGGCGGTTCGTGACGGGCTCGGGGCTCGACGCGTTGACGGGCCCCTCGATCGTCGGCTCGTCGCGGACGAACCGGATGATGCCGACGAGGTCGTCGATGTGCAGCCAGCTGAAGACCTGCCGGCCGTGCGTGGGCTGGAACACGTGGTGCGCGCCCGCGCGGATCCGGGACGGACGCCCCGGGAAGCGGCCGTCGAGCTGCGGCCCGCCGAGGCCGAAGCGGGCGAGGCCGAGCAGCGGCTGCAGGGCGCCGTCGTGGCCGAGCACGATCGCGATCCGGAGCGCCACGCGGCGGGTGGACGGGAGGTCGGGGGCGAAGAGCGCACGCTCCCACGCGCGGCCGACCGAGGGCGAGAAGTCGTCGCCGAGCTCGCCGGTCGACTCGGTCTGCGGACGGTCGGTGGCGTGCCGGTAGACGGTGGCGGTGGAGGCGTTGATCCACACCGGCACCGGACGCGCGCTGTCGCGGACGGCGCGCCCGAGCTCGGCCGTCGTCTCGACGCGGGAGCGCAGGATCTCGCGGCGGTTCGCGACGCCGTACCGGCAGTTCACGCTCTTGCCCGCGAGGTTGACGAGGAGGTCGGCGCCGTCGAGGAGGCGGCGGATCCCCTCGGCGTCGCCCCAGCGCGCGTCGGCTCCCGAGCGGCCGATCGTCCGGACCCGGTAGCCCTCCTCGGCGAGCTCGCGGACGAGCACCTGCCCGATGAAGCCGGACGCCCCGGCGACGACCGCGGTGCGAATCGCCGCGCCCTGCTCCCCCGCCACGCGTTCGCTCATGCGCCGAAGCGCGTGCGGCGCTCGACGGTGGTGCCCGTGCCGTCGGCCCAGGTGTAGACCGTGTCCCCGCCGATGATGACGTGCTCGGCGCGGGACTGAACGTCGAGCGGGTCGCCCGACCAGATGACGACGTCGGCGTCGAGGCCCGGCGTGAGCGCGCCGACGCGGTGGTCGAGGCGGAGGATCGCGGCGGGGTTCGCCGTGATGGCGCGGATCGCGATGTCGGCGGGCAGCCCGTCCTTCACCGCGAACGACGCCTGGTGCACCAGGAAGTCGATGGGCACGACGGGGGCGTCGGTCGTGATCGCGACGAGGACGCCGGCGCGGTGCAGGGCGGCGAGGTTCGCGACCGCGCGGTCGCGGAGCTCGACCTTGGAGCGCGAGGTGATCATCGGGCCGAAGATGACGGGGATGCTGCGCTCGGCGAGCACGTCCGCGATCTTGTCGCCCTCGGTGCCGTGGTTGACGACGAGGCGGTAGCCGAACTCGTCGGCGAGGCGGATCGCGGTGGCGATGTCGTCGTGGCGGTGCGTGTGCTGGTCCCAGGCGAGCTCGCCGTCGAGGACGCGGACGAGCGTCTCCTTGCCGAGGTCGCGGGAGAAGGGCTTGCCCTCCTTCTCGGCGTGGTCGCGGGCCGCGCGGTAGTCCTCCGCGTCGCGGAACGCGCGGCGGATCACCATGGCGACGCCGAGGCGCGTCGACGGCGTGCGGTCCTTCGCGCCGTAGACGCGCTTCGGGTTCTCGCCGAGGGCGCTCTTGACGCTCACGGAGTCGCTGACGAGCTGCTCGTCGATGGTGCGGCCGCCCCACGACTTGATCGCGACGGACTGGCCGCCGATCGGGTTGCCGGAGCCGGGCTTGACGACGATGGTCGTGACGCCGCCCTTGAGCGCGTCGCGGAAGCCCTCGTCGTCGATGTCGATGGCGTCGATCGCGCGGACCGAGGACATGTCGGGGTCGGTCATCTCGTTGGTGTCGTTGCCCGCGGGGCCGTTGGCCTCCTCGTGGATGCCGACGTGGCCGTGCGCCTCGACGAAGCCGGGGAGCACCCAGCGGCCGGTCGCGTCGATCACGGTGGCGTCCTCGGGGACCTCGACGTCGGCGCCGACCGCGGCGACGAGGCCGTCGCGGAGGAGGACGGTGCCCCCGGGGATCGGCGCGCCGTCGACGGGGACGACGTGGCCGCCGACGATGGCGGTGACGGAGGAGGCGGAGGCGCGGACGGGGGCGGTGGGATCTGCGGTGGGGGCCATGCTCCGAGCCTAGGACGCGGTCGGGTCGACCGAGGCGGGCGGCGCGGCCGCTCCCTCGGGCGCGGGCAGGCGGCCGAGGCCCTCCAGGAGCACCGCGCGGTGGGCGGCGACGCAGACGCGGATCCAGCCCTCGCCGGAGCGGCCGAACGCGCTGCCGGGCGCGACGGCGACGCGGTCGCGCAGGAGGAACCGCTCGGCCCAGCCGGCCACGTCGCCGTCCGAGGCGTGGCCCATGTCGATCCAGAGGTAGAACGCGCCCGTCGGCCGGAGGTGCCGGATGCCCCGCTCCTCCAGCAGCGCGGTCGCCGCGTCGAGGTTCGCCCGGTAGTGCGCGAGGGCCTCCGCGACGTGCGTCTGGTCGCCCGTGACGGCCGCGACCGCCGCCCACTGCGCCGGGGCGCTGACGCAGCTGATCGTGGCCTCCTGCACCGTGCGCATCACCTGCGTCAGGCCGGTCGGGACGACGAGGTAGCCCACCCGCACGCCCGTCATGGCGTAGGTCTTCGACAGCGAGAACGCCGTGAGCACCCGCTGCTCCCCCGGCTCCTGCAGGGCGGCCATGCTCACGTGCTCCGCGTCGTGCACGAAGCGCTCGTAGACCTCGTCGCTGATCACCCAGAGGTCGTGCCGCCGGGCCAGCGCGAGGAGCTCGCGGAGCGTCTCCCGCGGGAACACGGCGCCGAGCGGGTTCGAGGGCGAGTTGACCACCAGCACCCGGGTGCGGTCGGTGACGAGGCGCTCGAGCTCCGCGATGTCCGGCCGGAAGCCGCGCTCGGGGAGCAGGGGGTACGGGACGGGCTCCGCCTGCAGCATCCGCGCGCCCATGGAGAACGTCGTGTAGCCCGGATCCGGCACGAGCACCTCGTCGCCCGCGGCGAGGGTCAGGGTCATCGCCTGGTAGAGCGCCTGCGTCGCCCCGACCGTGACCCAGACCTGCTCGGTCCGCACGTCCAGCCCGTTCTCGCGGCCGAGCTTCTCGACGAGCGCCGCCCGGAGCTCGGGGATGCCCGCGTTGGCGGTGTAGTCGGTGCGGTCGTCGGCCCACGCGCGGCGTGCCGCCTCGCGGATGTGCGGGGCCACCGGCACGTCGGGCTCGCCGACGCCGAGCGCGATGACGTCGTCGACCTCGAACGACAGCTCGAGGATGCGGCGGATGCCCGACTCGGGCACGGAGGGGATGTGGGGCGCGAGACGGGGCACGGGTCGAGGGTAAGCCCGGGCGGTGGTGGTGGCAGTGGCGGCGGCCGCAGCGCCAGGGGCCCCGGCCGCGCGGGGCCCGCCCCGGGGCGTCGGTAGGCTCGGCGGATGGGCATCCCCGACTTCGTCGCCTCCCTCCGATCGCGGGTCGGCACCGCTCCCCTCTGGCTCTCGGGCGTCACGGCCGTGATCCTCGACGGTCCCCGCGTGCTGCTCGTGCGCCGCGGCGACACCGGCGTCTGGGCCCCCGTCTCGGGGATCCTCGAGCCCGGCGAGGAGCCGGCCGTGGGCGCGTGGCGCGAGGCGGAGGAGGAGACCGGGGTCGAGGTCGAGGTCGAGCGGCTGGTCGCGGTCGGGACGACCGGCGAGATCACCTACCCGAACGGCGACCGCGCCAGCTACCTCGACCTCACCTTCCGCTGCCGGTACGTCTCCGGCGACGCGCGGGTCAACGACGACGAGTCGCTCGAGGTCGCGTGGTGGCCCGTGGACGCGCTGCCGGACATGCCCGCGGACTTCCGGCGTCGCATCCGCGTCGCCCTCGACGACGCGCCGGAGACGCGCTTCGTGCGCCCCGGCGAGCACGTCGAGCACCAGGACCGCGACGCGCGGGGCGAGTTCGCCTGATTTCCCGGCCGGGACCTGGTATCGTCGCCTGTTGGCTTGCGTGTGGTCCTCCCCGATCACGCGGTATCGCCGCAGGCGCCCTCTCTCGCTGAGCGGCAACTCATACGACGAAAACTCGAACGGAAGACATAACACGTGGCAAACATCAAGTCGCAGATCAAGCGCATCGGCACGAACAAGAAGGCCCAGGAGCGCAACAAGGCGGTCAAGAGCGAGCTGAAGACGGCCATCCGCTCCGTCAAGACCGCCATCACCGCGGGTGACAAGGACGCGGCCGTCAAGGCCGTCAGCCTCGCCGGCAAGAAGCTCGACAAGGCCGCGAGCAAGGGCGTCATCCACAAGAACCAGGCCGCGAACCGCAAGGGCGCGATCGCCAAGCAGGTCGCCAAGATCGGCTGATCTCCCCTGGTGACATCGACGGGCCCCGCGCATCGCGCGGGGCCCGTCGTCGTCTCCCCGCGGAGCGGGTGCGGCCGGGAGGCGCCGGAAGCGGGTCAGTCGCGGCCGCGCGAGGCGACCGTGCGCACCATGCGCTCGAGCGAGTAGACCGCGTCGCGGCCGCCGCCCTTGACCTGCGCGTCCGCCTCCGCGAGCGCCTCGATGGCGCGGCCGAGACCCGCGTCGTCCCAGAGCTGGAGGTCGCGTCGGGCCCGGTCCACCTGCCACGGCGCCATGCCGAGCTTCGAGGCGAGCTGGCCGGAGGGACCGGAGACGCCGGACACCTTCGCCATGGTGCGGATCTTCATCGCGAAGGCGGCGATGAGCGGCACCGGGTCCGCGCCCGAGGTGAGCGCGTGCCGCAGGAGCACGAGCGCCTCGCCGCTGCGGCCCGCGATGGCGGAGTCGGCGACCGCGAAGGCGTTGATCTCGACCCGGCCGCCGTAGTACTGGTCGACCGTGACCTCGGTGATCTCGTGCGCCGTGTCGGAGATGAGCTGCTGGCAGGCGGACGCGAGCTCGCTCACGTCGTCCTGGAACGCCGCGACGAGCTGGCGCACCGCGCCCGGCGTGATCGACCGCTTGGCGGCCCGGAACTCGGCGACGGCGAAGTCGTGCTTCTCGCTGTCCTTCTTCAGCTCCGCGCAGACAATCTCGATGCCGCCGCCGGTGCCCGCGCGCACCGCGTCGAGGAGCTTCTTGCCGCGCACTCCCCCGGCGTGCCGGAGGACGACGTAGGTGTCATCCGCCGGGGAGTCGAGGTAGGCGACCGCGTCGAGCAGGAACTGGTCGGAGCACTTCTCCACGTTGACGACGCGGATGAGCCGCGGTTCCGCGAACAGGGACGGGCTGGCCAGCGTGATGAGCTCGCCCGGCGCGTAGGAGTCGGCCTCGATGTCGGAGACCTCGATGCTCGGGTCCTCCGCAGTGAGGATGTCGCGCAGGCGGCGCATCGCGCGGTCCGCAAGGAGCGCCTCCGTGCCGGACACGAGGACGACGGGCGCGGGCCGCACCGCGTCCCACGCCAGCTGCGGGATGGCCGCGGACGCCTTGGCCGGGGTGCTGCGGGAGGTCCTGGTCGCCATGCGGGTCCTTCCGGGCGGTGCGTGCGGGGCGGGGCGTGCGGGTGCGGGAGCCCGGTGCCGGGCGGGCGGATCCAGGTTAGCCGTCGGGTGGGACATCGGCCGTCGCCGGGAGGGCAGCCGGACGTGGGACGGGACGGGGCCCGCGGCCGAGCGCTATCGCGGCGACGGCCAGCGCGGTCGCGACGACGAGGGCGACGACCCCGCCGGCCCCGGTCGGCCACGGGACGCGTCCCCACGGCAGGCCGGAGAGCACGGAGGCGACCGCGGCGATCCACGCGGCCGGCAGCCATGCCAGGCGCAGCACGAGGCCTCCCGCCGCGGGCCAGACGGGCAGGAGCACGCAGGCGGCGAGGCCCCCGATGGTGGCGGGCGCGGCGGCGGGCTCGGCCAGCAGGTTGGCGAGCACCCCGTGCACCGGGAGCCCCGGCTGCAGCACGAGGAGCACCGGCTGGCACGCGACCTGCGCGGCGACGGGGATGGACAGCGCGTCCGCGAGGCGGCGCGGCATGCGGTGCGCGAGGCGGTCGGCGAGGGGCGGCGCCAGCACCAGGAGCCCGGCCGTCGCCAGCACGCTCAGGGCGAAGCCGAGGTCGCGCGCCAGCCAGGGATCGCCCGCGAGGAGCACGAGGACGGCGAGCGAGAGGGCGGGCAGACCGCGGGACGGACGCCCGGATGCCGTGGACAGGATCAGCACGGTGGCCATGACGGCGGCGCGGCGCACGCTGGGCTGCGGGGTCACGAGCACCACGAACGCGCCGAGGGCCACGAGCGACGCGGCGGCCCGCGCGGGACGCCGGAGCCCCAGGGCGGCGGTCAGCGCCAGGACGAGCCCCACGATGACCGCGCAGTTCGCGCCCGAGACCGCCGTGAGGTGCGTGAGGGAGCTGTCCTTCATGCTCTGCGCGAGGGCGGGCGCGACGGCCGACACGTCGCCGATGGCGAGTCCCGGGAGCAGCTCGGCCCCGGGTCCCGGCAGGGCGGCCGCGGCGCGGGCGAGACCGGCGCGGAGGGCGTCGGCGACGCCGGACGCCCCGGATGGCGCGGCCGTCGCCTCCAGCGCGCCGCGGGCCAGCAGCAGGTACGCCGCGCGGTCGGCCGGATCGGCCTGCCGCACGGCGGCGCTCAGCTGCACGACCGTGCCCACGCCCAGCCGTCCGCCGGGAGATCCGTCCCGCCCGTCCCGCTCGTCGTGCGGGCGGCCGGCGAAGACGACGACCGGCACCGGAGCGGCCAGCACGACCGTGCCGTCCGCCGCGCGGCCGTGCGCGTCCTGCCCCACGTGCAGCGCCGTGAGGTGGGCGACGAGCCGCACGCGACCTCCTGCGCCGCCGGATCCGCCGCCCGCCTTCGAGGCCAGGGGTGCTGGCGGTTCGTCGAGGATGAGGTCCGCCACGACCATGCCGTCGGCGGAGGCCGCGGCGTCCAGGGCGGCCGGGTGGCGCAGCGGCTCCTGCGTCGCCGCCGCCCCGAGGAGCAGCGCGGTCGCGCCCGCGGCCACCGCGCCGCCGGCGACCGCCCGGAGGAGCGGCGCCGTCGCGTGCGGGCCGACGCCCGCGCGGGCGCTCCGACGGGCACAGCGCGCCGGGCGCGGGGATCCGCCTCCGGGGTGGGCGTCGGATCCGACGTCCACGCCCACGTCCCTCGGCGCGCTCGAGCGCGGCATCGCGGCCCCCACCGCGATCCCCGCACCCGCGAGGGCGAGCACCGCCGCGGCGACGGCGAGTCCTGCGCTGACCCTCCGGACGCCGACGGCCAGCGCGGTCGCCGTCCACGCGACCGCCGCAGGGAGCGCCAGCCGGAGGTCGATCTGGCGGGCGGAGCTCGGAGGTCGGCGCGGCGTCGAGGTGGACCCGCGACCGATCCGTTCGGGCGGGTTCACACCCGGACCAGCGGGGTGAGGGACGCGAGCGTCCGGTCGCCGATGCCGGGGACGCGGCCGAGGTCGGCGACGCGCGTGAAGCGCCCGTGCGCGGACCGCCACGCGATGATGCGGCCGGCGAGCGACGGACCGACGCGCGGGAGCGTCTCCAGCTGCTCCGCGGTCGCCGTGTTGAGGTCCACCGGCGCGGACGGGCTCGCCGCCCCGCCGGCCGCGGCCGATCCGCCCGCGGCCTGGCCGGCGGGTGCCGCGGGTGCCTCGCCCTGCCGCGGGACGACCAGCTGCTCGCCGTCGGAGAGCACGCGCGCGAGGTTCACGCCCGCGGTGTCGGCGCCGTCCGCGAAGCCGTGCGCGGCGGTCAGGGCGTCGATGACGCGGCTGCCGGGGGCCAGGGGGAACAGGCCGGGCGCGACGACCGCGCCGACGACGTGCACGTAGATGGGCGTGCGGGATGCGGTGCGGGTTCCGTCGCCCCCGGCCTCGCCGCCCGCGTCGGCCGTTCCGTCCTGCCCGTCCGCCGTCCTGCCCGGGTCGTCACCTCCGGCCTCGTCCGCGTCGCCGGACCCCGTGCCCGCCGCGCTGCCGTCGTCGTCGGCGGTGGCGGAGGTGCGGCCGCCCCCGTCACGATCCGTCCCCGTCCCGTGGGCGACCGGGCTCGAGTGCGCGGGAGGCGGCTCCTCTGCCCGGCCGGCCTCCGCCTCCTGGATCGCCGTCACGAGGATCGTGACGACCAGGGCCGCGGCGACGAGCACGGCCGCCGCCCCGACGCCGACCCGGAGACGGAGGCGCGTCCGCTGGCCGGGCAGCAGGAGCGGGGCGGACGCGCTGGCCATCCGCTCGGCTCCGCCCCGGTCCCGCGGGTCCGCCGGCGTCTCCGGCTCCACTCCCGTCTCGTGAGGCCCACGGCGGGCGGGCCGC
The nucleotide sequence above comes from Clavibacter sp. B3I6. Encoded proteins:
- a CDS encoding amidohydrolase; translated protein: MAPTADPTAPVRASASSVTAIVGGHVVPVDGAPIPGGTVLLRDGLVAAVGADVEVPEDATVIDATGRWVLPGFVEAHGHVGIHEEANGPAGNDTNEMTDPDMSSVRAIDAIDIDDEGFRDALKGGVTTIVVKPGSGNPIGGQSVAIKSWGGRTIDEQLVSDSVSVKSALGENPKRVYGAKDRTPSTRLGVAMVIRRAFRDAEDYRAARDHAEKEGKPFSRDLGKETLVRVLDGELAWDQHTHRHDDIATAIRLADEFGYRLVVNHGTEGDKIADVLAERSIPVIFGPMITSRSKVELRDRAVANLAALHRAGVLVAITTDAPVVPIDFLVHQASFAVKDGLPADIAIRAITANPAAILRLDHRVGALTPGLDADVVIWSGDPLDVQSRAEHVIIGGDTVYTWADGTGTTVERRTRFGA
- a CDS encoding pyridoxal phosphate-dependent aminotransferase — protein: MPRLAPHIPSVPESGIRRILELSFEVDDVIALGVGEPDVPVAPHIREAARRAWADDRTDYTANAGIPELRAALVEKLGRENGLDVRTEQVWVTVGATQALYQAMTLTLAAGDEVLVPDPGYTTFSMGARMLQAEPVPYPLLPERGFRPDIAELERLVTDRTRVLVVNSPSNPLGAVFPRETLRELLALARRHDLWVISDEVYERFVHDAEHVSMAALQEPGEQRVLTAFSLSKTYAMTGVRVGYLVVPTGLTQVMRTVQEATISCVSAPAQWAAVAAVTGDQTHVAEALAHYRANLDAATALLEERGIRHLRPTGAFYLWIDMGHASDGDVAGWAERFLLRDRVAVAPGSAFGRSGEGWIRVCVAAHRAVLLEGLGRLPAPEGAAAPPASVDPTAS
- the holA gene encoding DNA polymerase III subunit delta, with amino-acid sequence MATRTSRSTPAKASAAIPQLAWDAVRPAPVVLVSGTEALLADRAMRRLRDILTAEDPSIEVSDIEADSYAPGELITLASPSLFAEPRLIRVVNVEKCSDQFLLDAVAYLDSPADDTYVVLRHAGGVRGKKLLDAVRAGTGGGIEIVCAELKKDSEKHDFAVAEFRAAKRSITPGAVRQLVAAFQDDVSELASACQQLISDTAHEITEVTVDQYYGGRVEINAFAVADSAIAGRSGEALVLLRHALTSGADPVPLIAAFAMKIRTMAKVSGVSGPSGQLASKLGMAPWQVDRARRDLQLWDDAGLGRAIEALAEADAQVKGGGRDAVYSLERMVRTVASRGRD
- a CDS encoding epimerase; translation: MSERVAGEQGAAIRTAVVAGASGFIGQVLVRELAEEGYRVRTIGRSGADARWGDAEGIRRLLDGADLLVNLAGKSVNCRYGVANRREILRSRVETTAELGRAVRDSARPVPVWINASTATVYRHATDRPQTESTGELGDDFSPSVGRAWERALFAPDLPSTRRVALRIAIVLGHDGALQPLLGLARFGLGGPQLDGRFPGRPSRIRAGAHHVFQPTHGRQVFSWLHIDDLVGIIRFVRDEPTIEGPVNASSPEPVTNRRLMKVLRHAVRMPIGLAANRWMLEIGMWLFRTEPELVLKSRWVVPETLERAGYRFRWPRLEEAVADIVGR
- a CDS encoding ComEC/Rec2 family competence protein, whose translation is MNPPERIGRGSTSTPRRPPSSARQIDLRLALPAAVAWTATALAVGVRRVSAGLAVAAAVLALAGAGIAVGAAMPRSSAPRDVGVDVGSDAHPGGGSPRPARCARRSARAGVGPHATAPLLRAVAGGAVAAGATALLLGAAATQEPLRHPAALDAAASADGMVVADLILDEPPAPLASKAGGGSGGAGGRVRLVAHLTALHVGQDAHGRAADGTVVLAAPVPVVVFAGRPHDERDGRDGSPGGRLGVGTVVQLSAAVRQADPADRAAYLLLARGALEATAAPSGASGVADALRAGLARAAAALPGPGAELLPGLAIGDVSAVAPALAQSMKDSSLTHLTAVSGANCAVIVGLVLALTAALGLRRPARAAASLVALGAFVVLVTPQPSVRRAAVMATVLILSTASGRPSRGLPALSLAVLVLLAGDPWLARDLGFALSVLATAGLLVLAPPLADRLAHRMPRRLADALSIPVAAQVACQPVLLVLQPGLPVHGVLANLLAEPAAAPATIGGLAACVLLPVWPAAGGLVLRLAWLPAAWIAAVASVLSGLPWGRVPWPTGAGGVVALVVATALAVAAIALGRGPRPVPRPAALPATADVPPDG
- a CDS encoding ComEA family DNA-binding protein, whose product is MASASAPLLLPGQRTRLRLRVGVGAAAVLVAAALVVTILVTAIQEAEAGRAEEPPPAHSSPVAHGTGTDRDGGGRTSATADDDGSAAGTGSGDADEAGGDDPGRTADGQDGTADAGGEAGGDGTRTASRTPIYVHVVGAVVAPGLFPLAPGSRVIDALTAAHGFADGADTAGVNLARVLSDGEQLVVPRQGEAPAAPAGQAAGGSAAAGGAASPSAPVDLNTATAEQLETLPRVGPSLAGRIIAWRSAHGRFTRVADLGRVPGIGDRTLASLTPLVRV
- the rpsT gene encoding 30S ribosomal protein S20 yields the protein MANIKSQIKRIGTNKKAQERNKAVKSELKTAIRSVKTAITAGDKDAAVKAVSLAGKKLDKAASKGVIHKNQAANRKGAIAKQVAKIG
- a CDS encoding NUDIX domain-containing protein, which translates into the protein MGIPDFVASLRSRVGTAPLWLSGVTAVILDGPRVLLVRRGDTGVWAPVSGILEPGEEPAVGAWREAEEETGVEVEVERLVAVGTTGEITYPNGDRASYLDLTFRCRYVSGDARVNDDESLEVAWWPVDALPDMPADFRRRIRVALDDAPETRFVRPGEHVEHQDRDARGEFA